The genomic interval AAGATCAACGCGCCAAGCAAAGTGAAGGCGAGGGAAAACCAGTAGGCTTCGCCGCCGTGGATGTCCAAGCCAAATAGAAACGCCACGGTGGCGCCGAGCGCGGCGATTTGCGCCAGGGCGATGTCGACGAAGATCACGCCGCGCCGCACCACATGTAGTCCGAGATAAGCGTGCAACCCGGTGAGAATCAAACTCGCCGCGAAGGGCGCGGCCATGATCGCGAAAAATTCACTCACGGAACAATCCCTTACTTTAGCGCGGCGCTGAGTTTGCCGACGATAGCGTCGAACAGATCGGGGTAAGTTTTAATAGTGTCCTCGCCGCCCACCGAGGAGGCGAGCGTCACGAGCTTGGCGCCGGTCTTATCGGCCACCGCCTTGGGCACGCTCGGACTGGTATAGTTGCTCGCCAACAGCGCTTTGATTTTTTTCTGCTGCATGGTTTGGATCAACTCTTCCAAATGGCGCGGCGTCGCCGGGATTCCCGGCTTATCCTCGACGTAGCCGACCACGCCGAGCCCCAACCAGTTTAATAAATACTCCCACTCCTTGTGATAAGTTACCAACTGCGTTCCGCGAAAGGGCGCCATCTGCTCTTCCCAACGTTTGCGCTTGGTGGCGATCTCGCTCTCGAAGTTTTTTAGATTCTGTTCGAACCGCGCGCTATCAGTGCCGGCCACTGCTTTTAATTCCTGAGACACGCGGCGCGCCACAATCACGCCGTTGCGCGGATCGAGCCAGTAGTGCGGATTACCGAACGGATGGACATCGCCCTGCGCCCGCGACAGCGGCCCGGTGGGTTTTTCCAGCACGGCGATTCCCGTGGACAAATCGACGACGATCATCGACGGATTGCGCGCGCCTTGAATCAACAGCGGCAACCAACCGACTTCCAACTCGAGGCCGACGTTGAACAGCATGCGCGCCCGGTTGACCACCCGAATGTAACTCGGCTTGGCTTCGACAAAATGCGGATCTT from Deltaproteobacteria bacterium carries:
- a CDS encoding zinc ABC transporter substrate-binding protein is translated as MKFFLTLFFSLLLLASVATAAEPTAVVTTTSDIAAIVKAIGGDRVTVESIAKGYQDPHFVEAKPSYIRVVNRARMLFNVGLELEVGWLPLLIQGARNPSMIVVDLSTGIAVLEKPTGPLSRAQGDVHPFGNPHYWLDPRNGVIVARRVSQELKAVAGTDSARFEQNLKNFESEIATKRKRWEEQMAPFRGTQLVTYHKEWEYLLNWLGLGVVGYVEDKPGIPATPRHLEELIQTMQQKKIKALLASNYTSPSVPKAVADKTGAKLVTLASSVGGEDTIKTYPDLFDAIVGKLSAALK